Proteins from a single region of Dysosmobacter acutus:
- a CDS encoding heavy metal translocating P-type ATPase: MREEQYRIEGMHCAACSSSVERVTRKLSGVERSDVNLTTGLMTISYDEAQVSPEQIIAKVEKAGFGCRPREEEKAEVSAEEEADPLKAKRQNLIGAAMTTVVLLYVSMGQMLPTPLPLPDILSMVTHPVNFAMAQLILTIPVMWFGRDYLIGGFKALFHLNPNMDSLVAIGSTCSFLYSLVMTFLISDIPHHVHHLYYESAAVVLTLIMLGKFLESRSVQKTKGAITALMELSPDMAVLAQTGETVPTGSLKVGDVILIRPGDRIAADGKVVRGESSVNEAMLTGESLPVEKHTGDEVIGGSINEDGALHVSVTRVGSDSTLSKIIQFVEDAQGKKAPISKLADRVAGVFVPVVMAIALIAAILWLAAGQEFSFALRIFTSVLVIACPCALGLATPTAIMVGTGLGASHGILIRSGEALETAHKIDTVVLDKTGTVTEGKPAVTSVFPLGMDQEELVNIAVAVESSSAHPLARAVLEYQGSSPYRTAEFENRSGLGLRAVLEDGRVVLTGSRRFLESEHIDCSPLLERAGQLAGKGQTALLFAVDGRAAGLIGVADAIKPSSAEAIRRLRKMGLHTVLLTGDSKAAAEQIGAQAGVDEIIAEVLPQDKAGKIQSLQAQGKQVMMVGDGINDAPALVQSDVGCAIGGGSDIAIESADLILMRSDLSDVSRAIRLSRLTIRNIKQNLFWAFCYNTIGIPIAAGALYLSHDLLLSPMFAGAAMSLSSICVVTNALRLRTKKL; the protein is encoded by the coding sequence ATGCGCGAAGAACAGTATCGAATAGAAGGCATGCACTGCGCCGCGTGCAGTTCCTCTGTGGAGCGGGTCACCCGGAAGCTAAGTGGTGTGGAGCGCAGCGACGTGAACCTGACCACAGGGCTGATGACCATCTCCTATGACGAGGCCCAGGTGTCGCCGGAGCAGATCATCGCCAAGGTGGAAAAGGCCGGCTTTGGCTGCCGGCCCAGAGAGGAGGAAAAGGCGGAGGTGTCCGCGGAAGAGGAGGCGGACCCGCTCAAAGCCAAGCGGCAGAATCTGATCGGCGCCGCAATGACCACCGTGGTGCTTCTCTATGTGTCCATGGGCCAGATGCTGCCCACTCCCCTGCCGCTGCCGGACATCCTCTCCATGGTGACACATCCGGTGAATTTTGCCATGGCGCAGCTGATCCTGACCATACCGGTGATGTGGTTTGGGCGGGACTACCTGATCGGCGGCTTCAAGGCCCTCTTCCATCTGAATCCCAACATGGACTCCCTTGTGGCCATCGGCAGCACCTGCTCCTTCCTCTACAGTCTGGTGATGACCTTTTTGATCTCTGATATCCCCCACCATGTCCACCACCTCTACTATGAGTCGGCGGCGGTGGTGCTGACGCTGATCATGTTAGGCAAATTCCTGGAGAGCCGCAGCGTGCAGAAGACCAAGGGCGCCATCACCGCCCTGATGGAGCTCTCGCCGGACATGGCCGTGCTTGCGCAAACCGGTGAAACCGTGCCCACCGGCTCCCTGAAGGTGGGCGATGTGATCCTCATCCGGCCCGGCGACCGGATCGCCGCCGACGGCAAGGTGGTCCGTGGTGAAAGCAGCGTCAACGAGGCCATGCTCACTGGAGAAAGCCTGCCGGTGGAAAAGCACACCGGCGACGAGGTCATCGGCGGCAGCATCAACGAGGACGGTGCTCTCCACGTCTCCGTGACCCGGGTGGGCAGCGACTCCACACTGTCAAAGATCATCCAGTTCGTGGAGGATGCCCAGGGGAAAAAGGCCCCCATCTCCAAACTGGCGGACCGGGTTGCCGGCGTATTTGTACCGGTGGTCATGGCCATCGCCCTGATCGCCGCCATTCTCTGGCTGGCCGCCGGGCAGGAGTTCTCCTTTGCCCTGCGCATCTTCACCTCCGTGCTGGTCATCGCCTGCCCCTGCGCCCTGGGGCTTGCCACGCCAACCGCCATCATGGTAGGCACGGGCCTTGGCGCCTCCCACGGCATATTGATCCGCAGCGGTGAAGCGCTGGAGACCGCCCACAAGATCGACACCGTGGTACTGGACAAAACCGGCACCGTCACCGAGGGAAAACCCGCCGTCACCAGTGTGTTCCCCCTGGGCATGGACCAGGAGGAGCTGGTGAACATCGCCGTGGCTGTGGAGTCCAGCTCCGCCCATCCGCTGGCAAGGGCGGTGCTGGAGTATCAGGGCAGCTCCCCCTATCGGACAGCGGAGTTTGAAAACCGCTCGGGGCTGGGCCTGCGCGCTGTGTTGGAGGATGGCCGTGTGGTGCTGACCGGCAGCCGCCGCTTTCTTGAATCCGAACACATCGACTGCTCCCCCCTGCTGGAGCGGGCCGGTCAGCTGGCCGGCAAGGGCCAGACCGCGCTGCTTTTCGCCGTGGACGGCAGGGCCGCTGGCCTCATCGGCGTGGCAGACGCCATCAAGCCCTCCAGCGCGGAGGCCATCCGGCGCCTGCGGAAGATGGGCCTGCACACCGTGCTGCTCACCGGGGACAGCAAAGCCGCGGCGGAGCAGATCGGCGCCCAGGCCGGCGTGGACGAGATCATCGCCGAGGTACTCCCGCAGGACAAGGCCGGCAAGATTCAGTCCCTTCAGGCCCAGGGCAAGCAGGTCATGATGGTGGGCGATGGCATCAACGACGCCCCGGCCCTGGTCCAGTCCGACGTGGGCTGCGCCATCGGCGGAGGCAGCGACATTGCCATTGAGTCCGCGGACCTGATTCTGATGCGCAGCGACCTGAGCGACGTGTCCCGGGCCATCCGTTTAAGCCGACTTACCATCCGCAACATCAAGCAGAACCTCTTCTGGGCCTTTTGCTACAACACCATCGGCATCCCCATCGCCGCCGGCGCGCTGTATCTGAGCCATGACCTTCTGCTCTCGCCTATGTTTGCCGGCGCGGCCATGTCCCTGAGCTCCATCTGCGTGGTCACCAACGCCCTGCGGCTGCGGACCAAGAAACTGTAA
- a CDS encoding MarR family transcriptional regulator, with translation MKRHNGMDSGRRDMGMAVKDQILEVLDQCPGLTDTELEKRLQKRHQQINSACNALYKEGRILRRRNPDKNMCFCNYPAQLSGLAPSPREKQPEGAKERGRDFDEDAVKAFVKNWLERQGWDVSVAWGKAHGVDIEAKKDGGRWLIEVKGPGSRQAMRHNYFLSIIGETLYRMDDEKARYSIAFPDMPVYRGLWRRLPELAKRRTGIDLLLVDEDGGISVLK, from the coding sequence TTGAAAAGACATAACGGTATGGACAGCGGGAGGCGCGATATGGGCATGGCGGTAAAGGATCAGATTTTAGAGGTATTGGACCAGTGTCCGGGCTTGACCGACACGGAGCTTGAAAAAAGACTGCAAAAGCGCCATCAGCAGATAAACAGCGCATGCAATGCGCTGTACAAAGAAGGGCGGATCCTCCGACGGCGAAATCCGGATAAGAATATGTGCTTTTGCAATTATCCGGCACAGCTTTCCGGCCTTGCGCCCAGCCCCCGGGAGAAGCAGCCGGAGGGGGCGAAGGAGAGAGGAAGGGACTTCGACGAAGACGCGGTGAAGGCCTTTGTCAAAAACTGGCTGGAGCGCCAGGGCTGGGATGTGTCGGTTGCCTGGGGAAAGGCACACGGCGTGGATATAGAAGCGAAAAAGGACGGCGGGCGCTGGCTCATTGAAGTAAAAGGTCCTGGCTCGCGGCAGGCAATGCGGCATAACTATTTTCTCAGCATCATAGGCGAAACGCTCTATCGCATGGACGACGAAAAGGCCAGGTACAGCATTGCGTTTCCCGATATGCCTGTATACAGAGGCCTGTGGCGGCGCCTGCCCGAACTGGCGAAGCGGAGGACCGGGATCGATCTGCTGCTGGTGGATGAGGACGGGGGTATATCGGTTCTCAAATAG